Proteins from a genomic interval of Undibacterium parvum:
- a CDS encoding MurR/RpiR family transcriptional regulator — protein sequence MIHLDTPTPGGTVNARIGKVYLSLSKAHRKTADYVLSNAFRSATMSIDELANSVGISIATANRFARALGFDGYPQFRAELVCGFEAMLAPIDNLRTEVQRPATSTEIIGDSLSEDMANLEATRRGLSPDLCNQAVRMILNAERIYIVGYGASAFLGGLMAHGLDPFCDTIQCTVGSGGPSHVARQLFKYTPRDLVIGISFPRYAEDVITMLRQVREKGVPVLALTDVPSSPLASHANVTLYAQTRRQFSPNSEGAALCLIEAICSAVAHQAKSPVHSASEMTKFVMPWLYQGSTPASRKTSLVDTTEPE from the coding sequence ATGATACATTTAGACACACCCACACCCGGCGGTACCGTTAACGCCCGCATAGGCAAGGTCTATTTAAGCCTGTCCAAGGCGCATAGAAAAACCGCTGATTACGTCTTGTCGAATGCGTTTCGCTCCGCCACCATGTCGATTGATGAACTTGCCAATTCGGTCGGGATTTCTATCGCCACCGCGAATCGCTTCGCACGCGCTTTGGGCTTCGATGGCTATCCGCAATTTCGTGCCGAACTGGTCTGCGGTTTTGAAGCGATGCTAGCCCCTATCGACAATCTGCGCACAGAAGTACAGCGGCCGGCCACTAGCACCGAGATTATCGGTGACTCGCTCAGTGAAGACATGGCCAATCTGGAAGCGACCCGACGCGGATTATCGCCAGACCTTTGCAACCAGGCCGTGCGCATGATCTTGAACGCCGAGCGCATTTACATCGTCGGTTATGGTGCCAGCGCATTTTTGGGCGGTTTGATGGCGCATGGCCTAGACCCGTTTTGCGACACCATTCAATGCACAGTAGGCTCAGGCGGACCTTCGCATGTGGCGCGTCAGTTATTTAAATATACGCCGCGTGATCTGGTGATCGGTATCTCCTTCCCGCGCTACGCCGAAGACGTCATCACCATGCTGCGCCAGGTCAGAGAAAAAGGCGTGCCTGTGCTGGCACTGACCGATGTCCCTAGCTCACCACTGGCTTCGCATGCCAATGTCACGCTGTACGCACAAACCCGACGTCAATTTTCACCCAACTCTGAAGGTGCCGCACTGTGTCTGATAGAAGCGATTTGCAGTGCGGTTGCGCATCAAGCCAAGTCGCCGGTACATTCGGCCTCGGAAATGACTAAATTTGTCATGCCCTGGCTCTATCAAGGCAGCACGCCAGCATCGCGCAAAACGTCTCTGGTTGATACCACAGAGCCGGAATAA
- the mnmA gene encoding tRNA 2-thiouridine(34) synthase MnmA, which translates to MSKKRVVIGMSGGVDSSVSAWLLKEQGYEVIGLFMKNWEDDDDSEYCSTREDWIDAVSVADVIGVDIEAVNFAAEYKDRVFAEFLREYQAGRTPNPDVLCNAEIKFKAFLDHAMKLGADYIATGHYARVREVQGQFQLLKALDASKDQSYFLHRLNQAQLANTLFPLGEIQKTEVRKIAEQLQLPNAKKKDSTGICFIGERPFRDFLNRYLSYTPGDMKTPEGLVIGQHVGLSFYTLGQRKGIGIGGIKSHQNADGSSDAWYVARKDIVSNTLYVVQGHDHPWLLSSSLEAAQVSWVAGHAPEISDLSAKTRYRQADMACSFSGNQQEFQLAFAQPQWAVTPGQSAVLYDGDVCLGGGIINSSAV; encoded by the coding sequence TTGAGTAAAAAAAGAGTAGTGATAGGCATGTCGGGCGGGGTCGATTCTTCGGTCTCGGCCTGGCTATTGAAAGAGCAAGGCTACGAAGTCATCGGCCTGTTCATGAAAAACTGGGAAGATGATGACGATTCCGAATACTGCTCGACCCGCGAAGACTGGATCGATGCGGTCAGCGTGGCCGACGTCATCGGTGTCGATATCGAGGCGGTGAATTTTGCCGCCGAATACAAAGACCGGGTGTTTGCCGAATTCTTACGCGAATATCAGGCTGGCCGCACACCGAATCCCGATGTGCTGTGCAATGCCGAGATCAAATTCAAGGCCTTCCTGGATCACGCCATGAAGCTGGGCGCAGACTACATCGCCACCGGCCATTACGCCCGCGTGCGCGAAGTGCAAGGCCAATTTCAATTGCTCAAAGCGCTCGATGCCAGCAAGGATCAAAGTTATTTCCTGCACCGCTTAAATCAGGCGCAACTGGCCAATACCCTGTTCCCTTTAGGTGAAATTCAAAAAACCGAAGTGCGTAAAATTGCCGAACAATTGCAATTGCCAAACGCCAAAAAGAAAGACTCAACCGGCATCTGCTTCATCGGTGAACGTCCTTTCCGCGACTTCCTGAACCGCTATCTGTCCTACACGCCGGGCGACATGAAGACGCCAGAAGGTCTGGTCATCGGTCAGCATGTCGGTCTGAGTTTCTACACTTTGGGGCAGCGCAAGGGCATAGGCATAGGCGGCATCAAATCGCATCAAAATGCCGATGGCAGCAGCGATGCCTGGTATGTGGCGCGCAAAGACATAGTCAGCAATACTCTGTACGTGGTGCAGGGACACGATCATCCGTGGCTACTTTCCTCCTCCTTAGAGGCGGCGCAAGTGAGCTGGGTGGCTGGACACGCGCCTGAGATCAGCGATTTATCTGCCAAAACCCGCTATCGCCAAGCCGACATGGCTTGCAGCTTTAGCGGTAACCAGCAAGAATTTCAGCTCGCTTTTGCACAGCCACAATGGGCCGTCACCCCCGGCCAATCGGCCGTGCTCTATGATGGCGACGTCTGCCTAGGCGGCGGCATCATCAATAGCTCGGCTGTCTAA
- a CDS encoding NUDIX hydrolase yields the protein MSIIWKPSVTVAAIIARKNGNTHEFFMIEEQTPDGLRINQPAGHLDPNETLEQAVIRETLEETAHDFAPTALIGSYLSRYVSASTGEQNTYLRFAFTGQLGAAHARPLDTGILRTLWMTQEELIASQERHRSPLVMQCVNDYLQGQRAPLSLLFTHASALGV from the coding sequence ATGTCAATAATCTGGAAGCCCTCCGTCACGGTCGCGGCCATCATTGCCCGCAAAAATGGCAATACCCATGAGTTTTTCATGATAGAAGAACAGACCCCCGACGGCCTACGTATCAATCAGCCGGCAGGTCATCTTGATCCGAATGAAACCCTGGAACAAGCGGTGATCCGCGAAACTCTGGAAGAGACCGCCCATGATTTCGCACCGACCGCCTTAATTGGTAGCTATCTGTCGCGTTATGTTTCGGCCAGCACCGGCGAGCAAAATACGTATCTGCGTTTTGCGTTTACCGGTCAGCTAGGCGCGGCACATGCGCGGCCACTGGACACCGGCATACTGCGTACCCTGTGGATGACGCAGGAAGAATTAATCGCGTCGCAAGAACGCCATCGCAGCCCCCTGGTGATGCAGTGTGTGAATGATTACCTGCAAGGCCAGCGCGCGCCGCTGTCGCTCTTGTTTACGCACGCTAGTGCACTTGGAGTTTAA